The following DNA comes from Babylonia areolata isolate BAREFJ2019XMU chromosome 31, ASM4173473v1, whole genome shotgun sequence.
GGATGTGTCGAATTAGTGCAAGCATACATATGACTATGAACTGCAAACACTAAGAAATACTCACTGTGGATGCCCTGTTAGTGAACACACTCACTGCTGGACACAGCTGGACATAAATATTGCTGCTTGTCACTGCCATTCTATTCTTTCCTTTTataaaaatgtatttatttatttatttattattattattattttttttttgctgccctatcatctgcaccgtttcagcatcactactcccacaccactcattccgagtACCCCACACAAGACCCCATCTGGGGTTCGTCTGTTGCAGTCCCAAcaccgacagtccacagggagccatcgatgttaggtcgccgggaggccacacaccagaggagaccctacactggAGATGAGTCACTCTggcagtgttcagtggtgtctgttctgaattaacgtacttaggaaaccacctactaatcccccttactgatgacaataatggcttattcGCGGAGACTGAGTGACACTTTCTTTCTTCCGTGCGTGGGGTCATGGGATTTGGGAGTAGAGAGTCATTGCTGGTAATGCTCACTCTCATCCACACTTTGCTTTGCGTGTGTCAGACGGGGAAGTTTCTCACTGTGTAGACTGTAGGGCTGTGTGGCCTGTCTGGGCTTTGTGGAAACACACACGCTGCAGTCAGCAGCACACAGACATCATTGACAGAAGAGTCTCATCATTCAGGTCACTGCACTTCACAACCATACTTAGTTGCATTCTGATTGAATGGGTCATGCATTAAgtgcttgtgtgcacacacatacgcgtgcacacacacacacacacacacaaacacatacacacacacaatcacacacacacacacacatctcacatgcaaccacccacccattcacGCTTTAACAGTATGACAACAAGCCGTAACTGGCACATAATCTTCATGCATTCCCCTCCCTGTCAGCCACCCCATAGAGATACGGCAAACATATATGACACACAACCTTCTTTCCATGCAGACATGCACCAcaatctaaaaatacatggatagcgcatgccttctttgagcccctttgcaaaccgaagccagcggaagtgttcaatcagccattttgcttctcgtgtcagtatagcgtgaagcggtgacttcatatgtgtcgCCGAGTGCTCaactggcttcacggcaagctttcacttgctcgcagcgTTAGTTaatctgacattcctgtgtgtgtctccactgcaggATTGCGCCATGTGTCATTGCACTGTTTTTcttaataactttggtagataaaccattggcacatttcaatcaagacacaacaattggcatgtcgtgggggcaagcataacacaatttcatcgaagatacacggttacagttcaggaactaccaccagttagcagaccaCTTGTCAGAGGACTGACGGCTGGATTCGAGAAACaacatggcgtccagttggcttcagctttcctgaccaatgagctatccatgtatttttagacagTGACCTGCACTTTCACAACACCTTTCAAGTGCCTCTCTATGcttaggggggggaaaaaaaaccgaaaaaaaaggtgttagaaaaatttaaaaattaaataGCCTTTTACACcaacaggggcagtgaattcctatcctctgtgtctagagctcggcatgggaagacagtgaattcatatccactgtgtctagggctcggcataggaaggcagtgaattcctatcctctgtgtctagggctcggcataggaaggcagtgaattcatatccactgtgtctagggctcggcataggaaggcagtgaattcctatcctctgtgtctagggctcggcatgggaaggcagtgaattcatatccactgcgtctagggctcggcataggaaggcagtgaattcctatcctctgtgtctaggggctcggcataggaaggcagtgaattcctatcctctgtgtctaggggctcggcataggaaggcagtgaattcatatccactgtgtctagggctcggcacgggaaggcagtgaattcctatcctctgtgtctagggctcggcataggaaggcagtgaattcctatcctctgtgtctaggggctcggcataggaaggcagtgaattcatatccactgtgtctagggctcggcacgagaaggcagtgaattcatatccactgtgtctagggctcggcacgggaaggcagtgaattcctatcctctgtgtctagggcttggcataggaaggcagtgaattcatatcctctgtgtctagggctcggcatgggaaggcagtgaattcatatccactgtgtctagggctcggcataggaagacagtgtattcctatcctctgtgtctagggctcggcatgggaaggcagtgaattcatatccactgtgtctagggctcggcacgggaaggcagtgaattcatattcactgtgtctagggctcggcacgggaaggcagtgaattcctatcctctgtgtctagggttcggcataggaaggcagtgaattcctatcctctgtgtctagggctcggcataggaaggcagtgaattcatatccactgtgtctagggctcggcataggaagacagtgaattcctatcctctgtgtctagggctcggcataggaaggcagtgaattcctatctgTGTCTAGGTGCTcagcatagaaaggcagtgaattcctatcctctgtgtctagggctcggcatgggaaggcagtgaattcctatcctctgtgtctagggctcggcatgggaagacagtgaattcctatccactgtgtctagggctcggcataggaagacagtgtattcctatcctctgtgtctagggctcggcatgggaaggcagtgaattcctatcctctgtgtctagggctcggcatgggaagcagtgaattcctatcctctgtgtctaggggctcggcataggaagacagtgtattcctatcctctgtgtctagggctcagcataggaaagcagtgaattcctatcctctgtgtctaggggcttggcatgggaaggcagtgaattcctatcctctgtgtctagggctcggcatgggaaggcagtgaattcatatcctctgtgtctagggctcggcataggaaggcagtgaattcctatcctctgtgtctagggctcggcatgggaaggcagtgccCAATCATCTCCTGCTGCCATGCTAACCTTCCTTCCCtgacccaagtcaggtacccagtcacacctgggtggagtgagaaaaaaaatcggagtaaagcggCTTTCACAAGGAcactaaacaaaaaagaaaaaaaaaaaaaaaaaaagaaagaaaaaaaaagaaagaaaaaaaaaaagtggccttGAACTCTTGATCACTGGATAACAAGTCCAATGTCTAACAAAAGTATATGGGCCCTATCCATGGCATCcaggaaacaacaacacaggtaacagacacatTCCTGTTCAGAAAATAATGAACTGTAATAAGACTTTATACTATATCATACATCAGGTATCCCATTAAGAGGCTTCAAACTGAAATCGGttacgcaaacaaacaaaccaaaaaagaaaaaaacacaccaaaaaccaacaacaaaaaagaagaagaaaaaaaacacacacacaaaaggaacacacataggtttaaaactgaaatcagtcacGGCAAACAAAAAACTCCATCAAACGAGTGACGGTGAGCTGTGAGCTGTGATGTAAGTGACCGACGCCCAGACGACTTAGACAAGAACTGTGCCTAGATAGCTGACACGCACACTCTAACCACGATTCTGTCACGGTGCCTCCACTTACTGCTTACTATCAaaactgtgctttcatgtctgtgaaactgcatgtttgtttattgcatatctgttatgcatatgtgtgtgtgtatgtgtgaatgtgtgtctgcatgttttacatttatttgcttatttatcattattgttgtcttttttatttatttattttattataattattattacctttaaaaaattttttttaaatttatttatgtacgcttatagttgacttcatcaagtttttgcgccgtatacatattatcattagtagtagtagtagtttttaaaaaaatgtatttatctattatttattcaccctttttttcttttctttttttctcaaggcctgactaagcgcgttgggttacgctgctggtcaggcatctgcttggcagatgtggtgtagcgtatatggatttgtccgaacgcagtgacgcctccttgagctactgaaactgaaactgactggggaaaaaaaaatcaaacacacaaacaagaagacagagtagagaagagaggagagagagcatcgttgattttgttgttgttatttttgggaTAAATCACCAATGTAAATTCAACTTTATGTCAAACGTGACGAACATTTTAACAGTAGTTAACAgaatgatgctctctctctctctctctctctctctcacacagagtgacacacacacacacacacacacacacacagagaaaccttaGATGATGCTGAATTTGGATGTCTTTGGATTTATAGGTCATGAAACAATGTATAAAATTTACACTGCATTCACTGAGAGAGGACAGTGGAATAAGAGTACATGTGTACTGGAATATATTATTCTGGAGTTCttcaaggatgtgtgtgtgtgtgtgtgtgtgtgtgtgtgtgtgtgtgtgtgtgtgtgtgcgcgcgcgcgtgcacgtgcacgtgcgtgtgtctctatctctctctctctcacacacctgcaTATACTCCCTATGGACATCTGCACATTCACCAAAACATAGTGATAACAGGAGTTAATCATGCTCCAAGCAACTGGAACTCAGTCTGTCTCACAACTCAGAAGTAAAATCAACAAGCTGAACACAcagattgaaaaaataaaaaaaaataaacatcagaactgcaccaaaacaaaaaaatgcacctGAAATTCGGGAAAATAGTCTATAAGATTCAATGTCTATCAAAAAAATGTCTGTTAAACATGTAAATatacctgtaaaaaaaaacccactaataaAAACCCCCAAACGCCCCTCACAAAGTCTCACTCACTCCGATACAAAATATACATTCTATTCAGTTCTTCTCAAAGATTCTAAAGTTTTCCATTCATTCAATTCACTCTGCCATACATAAGCATACTTAATTAATTATTCAGTCCAGCATACATGGTTTTCATCacatcttgattaaaaaaaaaaaaaaatttcaagtaTAATTTTACATCAGTCAGAACTGAAATTCGGCAATGCTTTTTGCACAAACCTACCCAGcacaaataagaaaacaaaagcacaaaaataaaacaccctcaccccaaaaacaaaacataacaagagaggcaaggccttcaagactcacttgtgatacacttaaaaaaaatccaaactttttatgtattgagtataatttcaaaatgtaatgtttaagttgagaaagatcagtttaaagcaaattaagtcccctagcattaattacagagtaatttcccttctttaatatctgcaccaaaacgtttgcaaaataaataaaacttccatgcttagcaaaagaagttcctgtttgaccaaaaaaggataataatgaccgctcttgttgttgggtcagaatatcagatcaaagtgccaagtttagagaatacaaaaaatataaatataacagtaaatgcagtttgcatataattaggcttcattttttattttttttgtgcccatcccagaggtgcaatattgttttaaacaagatgactggaaagaactgaatttttcctatttttatgcctaatttggtatcaactgacaaagtatttgcagagaaaatgtcaatgttaaagtttaccacggacacacacacacacacacacacacacagacaaccgaacaccgggttaaaacatagactcactttgtttacgcaagtgagtcaaaaagcaccgACTGAGACTAAATAGTCTCACAaatgtagataaaaaaaaagaagaaaaacaacaaaggaaaatatgaaaacaacagcaaaataccccccccccctcccccccaaaaaccccacaccccccagccccccacaaaacattggttgattaaaaaaaaaaaacaacaacaaaaaaaccccaccctacTAAGACCACACAGTCTCACATGTATCCCCATAGTATATCATTATAACTCATCATGCCCTAACTCACCATCCCAAGTGTCTATCACTTCATTCTCATCAAAGTCTGGAACGCGAAAAGACACGGTCGGACAGTTTCCCTTGATATTCTGACAGAACAGTTTCTGTAAGGACGCCGTTTTCACCAGGTTGAAGCCCACCTCCCCACCGAAAGTCGATGGCTTCCAATACTGAGGACTACAGATGTAGTTGGACAAGAGTCCCTTGACGGAAAATGGCCCGCCGATTTCGATAATGCTGCTTCCAAACATGGCTCGGTAGCGGCGTTTCTCAACCAGCATGCCCACGTACATTTCCACAGCGTCGATATCGTGGTACAGTTTTTTCAGCTCCGCGGCCATCTTGGTCTCTCCTGCATTGCAAAGGGTAGGGGTGATGAATTTGTCTAATGATGCCCATCTCCTTTGTATTATCATCAtgaaataagatttaaaaaaaagaaagttttgtaTATTTCCTGTAGTATTCATTGTAGTGGTGATCACAGCAGTATCAGTATTCACTGAAGTATTTCTTACTGATTGTAAAGCGGTAATTGGTATTGACAACAGTATCAATATCCGCTGGCAGTATTTGTTATTGACTATCTACAGCTGGATTCAACCTGTTGACGACATAACTAAATCTCCACAGTTACATTTTAGAAACCTGTTGACATCATTATGGAATCTATACAGGTAAAATTATCAGTTTTTACATCATTACTGGATATCTGCTGGATAGATTCTACATGTTGTCGACATTACTGATTCTTCACAGTTAGATTCTGCCTGTTAGTGTCATTGAATCTCCACAACTAAATTCTCTTGGTGCTGACATAATTACATACAGAATCTCAACAGATATACTGTACCTGTTGACATTACTGTATCTTCTATTGGATTCTGCCCGTTAACATCATAACTGAATCACTTTGGTTAGATTCTAACTGCTGACATGACTAAATATATCGTTAGATTCTACCTGTTAACATCATAACTGAATAATTTTGGTTGGACTCTACCTATTAACATCACTAAATCTACTGTTTAATTCTACTTCACTTGCTAACACCATAACTGAATAATTTCGGCAAGATTCTAACTGCTGACATCACTAAATCTACAATACATTTAGATTCTTCCGGCTGTTAACATCATAACTGAATCACTTCGGTTAGATTCTAACTGCTGACATGACTAAATATATCGTTAGATTCTACCTGTTAACATCATAACTGAATAATTTTGGTTAGATTCTACCTGTTAACATTACTAAATCTACTGTTTAATTCTACTTCACTTGCTAACACCATAACTGAATAACTAAATCTCCACAGTTACATTTTAGAAACCTGTTTGACATCATTATGGAATTTTGGTTGGACTCTACCTATTAACATCACTAAATCTACTGTTTAATTCTACTTCACTTGCTAACACCATAACTGAATAACTAAATCTCCACAGTTACATTTTAGAAACCTGTTGACATCATTATGGAATCTATACAGGTAAAATTATCAGTTTTTACATCATTACCGGATATCTGCTGGTAGATTCTACATGTTGTCGACATTACTGATTCTCCACAGTTAGATTCTGCCTGTTGGTGTCATTGAATCTCCACAACTAAATTCTCTTGGTGTTGACATAATTACATACAGAATCTCAACAAATATATTGTACCTGTTGACATTACTGTATCTTCTGTTGGATTCTGCCCGTTAACATCATAACTGAATCATTTCGGTTAGATTCTAACTGCTGACATGACTAAATATATCGTTAGATTCTACCTGTTAATTAAATTAACATCATAACTGAATAATTTTGGTTGGACTCTACCTTAACATAACTAAATCTACTGTTTAATTCTACTTCACTTGCTAACACCATAACTGAATAATTTCGGCAAGATTCTAACTGCTGACATCACTGAATCTACAATACATTTAGATTCTTCCGGCTGTTAACATCATAACTGAATCATTTCAGTTAGATTCTAACTGATGGCATTACTAAATCTACCTTTAGATTCTACCTGCTGACATCATAACTGAATCATTTCGGTTATATTCTACCTGATGACATTACTAAATCTACTGTTGAATTATACCCGTTAACATCGCAACGAAACCACATCGGTTATATTCTACCTGATGACATTACTAAATCTACTATTGAATTCTACCCGTTAACATCGCAACGAAACCACATCGGTTATATTCTACCTGATGACATTACTAAATCTACTGTTGAATTCTGCCCGTTAACATCGCAACGAAACCACATCGGTTAGATTCTATCTGTTGACATTACTAAATCTACCGTTAGACTCTACCTGCTGACATCTAAATCTAAAGttgggtaatcctgcagtttagaatactaaactcaggggccgttaaaatgaaaaagtagaaggtgttttagactgacttcgatgcgctgagtcgaatgcaaccctcagctaagctctaagaccactccttttgccacgaaactggatcaaatgcacggcaAGTAGTACTCCttctactgaaaacacacagaagttgatgacgtaaacaccacgtcaccagcaatcaaaatggctcgccgatagttgctcgggaagtgaccgactgagtttactatttattatgtctctgtttcattgacaaggagtggccgtagagcttagctgagggttgcattcgactcagcgcatcaaggtcagtctaaaacaacctctattttttcatttgaacggccccctgagtttagtattctaaactgcaggattaccctaAAGTTGGATTCTACCCGCTAACATCGCTACTAAATCACATCGGTTAGATTCGATCTGTTGGCATGAATAAATCTACCGGTTGATCCTGCGTGTTAAATCATAACTGAATCGCTTCGGCTTGATTCGATCTCATTGACAGTACTAAATCTACCGTTAGACTCTGCCTGTTGACATCTTTACTAACTCCACAGAGATTCTACCTTGAGTGAAGATTCACAGAGCTTTGGTGTCTATACCTGTCAGCTCCTcaaaggaggtgagggggggcaggTTGAACCGTTTCCGGTAGTTGTTGAGCGACTGGAAGCGCAGCTCCCTCTGGTGGAGGATGGAGTCTCGCAGCACGTGCAGCGTGGAGGGTCCATGGTTGTGGTGGGACATCTggacagtgttgtattgtattgtattgtattgtattgtatcgtgtcgtgtcgtgtcgtgtcgtgtcgtattattACCTGCCTAAACACTGTAACTGGGATGCAGCGTGTACCATGGACTTGTCAGAGcgcagcgatgcctccttgagcaactgaactgaaatgaactgcaactgcactgaactgcaactgcactgaactgaaactgaactacaactgcactgaactgaaactgaactacaactgcaactgaactgaaactgaattgtacTGAACTACAATTATTGACCTGAACTGCACTGAGACTGAACTGCGAACTACAATTATTGACCTGAACTGCACCGACCTGAAGCTGAACTGCACTGAGACTGAACTGCAGTGAACTACACTGAAATTCAACTGCACTGAACTTCGCACTGGACTGAAACTGAATAGCACTTAACTGAACTGCATCCGTCGAAACTTAActgcactgaaactgaaacagaactaCACTGCactcaaactgaaactgctacTGAAAACTCACCAGCCCGGCTCTCTGCTTGGACATGGCATCCACCATGGTGGCCAAGCCGTGCTTGAAGACGATCTCCGAGTGGAACATGTAGTCCTTCATGGCGTAGCGAGTGCCGTTGATGTCGAAGGTGGTCGGCATCAGCGGGTGCCAGTGGTACAGGTGGTTGAACTCCGCCATGATCCGGTTCTGGTACTGGAAGGCCTCCCCGAAGAGCACCTCGGGCACGAAGAGGAGCTGGTAGTTGTAGCTGCTCAGGTGCTGAACGTAGTCCTCGATGACGATCTTGATGGTCTCCCCTGTGGGAGGAAGTGCGGGGGAAGGATAGAGCTGTATGACTGccggttgtgtggtgtggtgtgtgcgttgaGGGTTGAGGGTTGTTGTGTGAGgcgtgtggtgaggagtgtgtgtgtgtgtgtgtgtgtgtgtgtgtgtgtgtgtggcgtgaatgcagtatgtgtgtgagattgtgcgtacgtgtgcgagACAGTGgatgagcctctgtgtgtgtgtgtgtgtgtgtgtgtgtgtgtgtgtgtgtgtgaaagagagagagagtgtgagtgtgcgtgtgtgtgtgtgtgcgcacgcgcgcgtgcgtgacgatgtgtgtgtgtgtgtgtgtgtgtgtgtgtcttttgtgtcaaCGTGTTGCCAAggggacctctctctctctctgtgtatctctctctgtcacacacacactctctctctccctgtgtgtctgtctgtctgtctcttccccccccctccccccccccgcgtgtttctctctgtcacacacacacacactctctctatctctctctccctgtgtctgtctctctctctctctctctctgcctcaccactCGGTTCCTTCTTGCCACTCTGTGAgccacatcacagagagagagagggatagagctggagaaagggagagagagatgtgggggagagagaatgggagagattgggtgggagagagcgagggagagggtgggtggaagagagggagagggagatagagagaaagagaagccaCTCCACGAACTCATCAGCGTATCACCAAATGCCTGGAAAGTTCCACGGGTCGGGGGGTGTTTGGAGTTCCAGGCTTAGTAAGTTGACCTGACAACTCAGTCTCTTTCTACATCActcacgcggacacacacacacacacacacacacacacacacacaaactctgaacacctaccccacccacccacccacaaacacacactcacctaccccccacccccacccccttacacacccacacacatcttcacGTTCACACGGTTATCCAAAAATACTAAAGAACAGCGAAGCGTGAAGGAAGCCGATTA
Coding sequences within:
- the LOC143275912 gene encoding prostaglandin G/H synthase 2-like isoform X2 is translated as MKRIKLWLRPSTDTMHYLLVEPKLKWLWSIVNSIPFLSRYVMKVIYLLRADMVDSPPQYNSAHHYVTLEAAFNSSYFARALPPVPSDCPTPMGTKGPKELPDVDVLLKKFFTRTTFLPEPMGTSVLFTYFAQHFTHMFFKTDFSRGPGFTWGGHGVDVTHVYGKDKADENKLRSFSGGKFRMQVVHGEEYPMTVGQTGTEMLYPSHVAEENRFALGHSFFGLLPGLFVYSTVWMREHNRVCDILARAHPEWGDEQLFQTAKLVVLGETIKIVIEDYVQHLSSYNYQLLFVPEVLFGEAFQYQNRIMAEFNHLYHWHPLMPTTFDINGTRYAMKDYMFHSEIVFKHGLATMVDAMSKQRAGLMSHHNHGPSTLHVLRDSILHQRELRFQSLNNYRKRFNLPPLTSFEELTGETKMAAELKKLYHDIDAVEMYVGMLVEKRRYRAMFGSSIIEIGGPFSVKGLLSNYICSPQYWKPSTFGGEVGFNLVKTASLQKLFCQNIKGNCPTVSFRVPDFDENEVIDTWDGELGHDEL